The following are from one region of the Simiduia agarivorans SA1 = DSM 21679 genome:
- a CDS encoding prevent-host-death protein: MKVIRTIGAHQPGAQKYRAAYGENLIAVRYRQDKHRRLITVELVVDARDAPEPPRGMTTQDEINAHFPVALRVRYDDNTTRQLIKRHNAKWSAQQKLWYLPRGLVHALNLAHLIVEGAYGACTDVDFYAEDRRPPTQNPHYPYRKKGY, encoded by the coding sequence ATGAAAGTAATCCGCACTATCGGCGCCCATCAACCAGGCGCGCAAAAATACCGGGCCGCGTACGGCGAAAACCTCATCGCCGTACGCTACCGCCAAGACAAGCACCGCCGGCTGATTACCGTTGAGCTCGTCGTTGATGCGCGCGATGCGCCCGAGCCACCGCGTGGCATGACAACCCAGGATGAAATAAACGCTCACTTCCCTGTGGCCTTGCGCGTACGCTACGACGACAACACCACCCGCCAACTCATCAAACGCCACAACGCCAAATGGAGTGCACAACAAAAGCTGTGGTATCTGCCCAGAGGTCTGGTACATGCGCTGAACCTGGCACACCTGATCGTAGAAGGCGCCTACGGCGCCTGCACTGACGTGGATTTTTATGCAGAAGACAGAAGACCGCCCACCCAAAATCCCCATTACCCCTACCGAAAGAAGGGCTATTAG
- a CDS encoding heme biosynthesis HemY N-terminal domain-containing protein encodes MKRLLLLMAAALLAGGLLIGELARDSGYILVSIYGYSLETSVWFAVIFLVLTTLITWYSLKILFGILGGVMGATRYVVQGSDEQHRKQLAAGLVDFMEGNWKQARKQLLKTANRSMVPVINYLAAARSAYELGDRDEAQQLLAKAESVGGQHKLATALAQARMELMDQRYEQCIAALERVHEETPHHPVVLDMLRQCYMALEDWADLEALLPTLKKYKPMSDAQLQDIELRCWSHKLRTAADASAGNPVELLTEVWAKLDKRAQKLPALILVYVELLVRHNAQAKAESILRKALNKEWDDSLLDSYGRLAGDDVARQLITAESWLKERPRNATLLLALGRIALRNQLWGKAREYFEASANIMPQPETYAELARLTAALGEHQLSTDYYQRGLTMITHNLPELPAPKADKKFGQQ; translated from the coding sequence GTGAAGCGCCTACTCCTGCTGATGGCCGCCGCACTGTTAGCCGGCGGATTGCTGATTGGTGAACTGGCGCGCGACAGCGGCTATATCCTGGTGTCTATTTACGGTTACAGCCTGGAAACCAGTGTCTGGTTTGCGGTGATTTTTTTGGTACTCACCACACTGATCACCTGGTACAGCCTGAAAATTCTGTTTGGTATTTTAGGCGGCGTGATGGGCGCCACCCGCTATGTTGTGCAAGGCAGTGACGAACAGCATCGCAAGCAACTGGCAGCGGGTTTGGTGGATTTCATGGAAGGCAACTGGAAGCAGGCGCGCAAACAACTGCTGAAAACCGCCAACCGCAGTATGGTACCGGTGATCAACTATTTAGCGGCGGCGCGATCCGCCTATGAGCTGGGTGATCGCGACGAAGCGCAGCAATTGCTCGCCAAAGCCGAATCCGTGGGCGGCCAGCACAAGCTGGCAACCGCGCTGGCGCAGGCGCGCATGGAGTTGATGGATCAGCGTTATGAGCAGTGCATTGCCGCGCTGGAGCGCGTGCATGAAGAAACACCGCATCATCCGGTGGTGCTGGATATGTTGCGCCAATGCTACATGGCATTGGAAGACTGGGCCGATCTGGAAGCGCTGCTGCCCACGCTGAAAAAGTATAAACCTATGAGCGATGCCCAACTACAAGACATAGAGCTGCGTTGTTGGTCGCATAAATTGCGCACGGCGGCAGATGCCAGCGCCGGCAATCCCGTTGAGCTGTTGACCGAGGTGTGGGCCAAGCTCGACAAACGCGCACAAAAATTGCCCGCGTTGATTCTGGTGTACGTGGAATTATTGGTCAGGCATAACGCTCAGGCCAAAGCGGAATCCATTTTGCGCAAGGCGCTCAATAAAGAATGGGACGATAGCCTGTTGGACAGTTATGGCCGACTGGCAGGTGACGATGTGGCCCGTCAATTGATCACCGCAGAAAGCTGGCTAAAAGAACGGCCGCGCAATGCCACACTCCTGCTGGCCTTAGGCCGCATCGCACTGCGCAACCAATTGTGGGGCAAGGCGCGCGAATATTTTGAGGCCAGCGCAAATATAATGCCGCAGCCCGAAACCTACGCCGAACTGGCCCGCTTGACCGCGGCCCTGGGCGAGCACCAGTTAAGCACCGACTATTATCAACGGGGCTTGACCATGATTACCCATAACTTGCCGGAGCTGCCTGCACCCAAGGCGGATAAAAAATTCGGTCAACAATAA
- a CDS encoding uroporphyrinogen-III C-methyltransferase → MQTTDDPDNKELTHNPTPAPEAPVVKNPASDAVQRFNPAPIWIALVLVTAAAAGGGYWLHQQTGQHHQTLAAVVEKQATDIASLQNARQDVTRQLESALLDFKQVSAERDQAWRDFNERVNTQLAEQSRRLAQLSSSSRARFLIDEARFLMRQANQRLHLEKSTESAERLMVLADGLLAQAATELGNPAGLLAVRKQIAADMQALNAVTDVDYSGIYYQMDALMGRMDGLALAAAPRQFEGEPNVKKWQREADNLWEEITFAWRRFAEELTAFVRVRRYDKPVEPLMPPEHEANLRANIKNQLQTAQWALLRNDSRLYQASIGRAVEWMRSYFPVSPERDQLADALTQLQALNVSQTLPDISGSNQALETFRAQLRFEQEAAQ, encoded by the coding sequence GTGCAAACCACAGACGATCCGGATAACAAGGAATTGACCCATAACCCGACGCCCGCGCCCGAAGCGCCTGTCGTGAAGAATCCGGCATCGGATGCAGTGCAGCGCTTTAACCCCGCGCCCATCTGGATTGCGCTGGTGCTGGTGACAGCCGCAGCGGCCGGAGGTGGATATTGGCTGCATCAACAAACCGGTCAGCACCACCAGACACTCGCTGCGGTGGTTGAAAAGCAGGCGACCGACATTGCCAGCTTGCAGAACGCCCGTCAGGATGTGACGCGCCAATTGGAATCAGCGCTGTTGGATTTCAAACAGGTGAGCGCAGAACGCGACCAGGCCTGGCGCGATTTCAACGAGCGCGTGAATACCCAACTGGCGGAACAATCGCGCCGCCTGGCGCAATTGTCCAGCAGCAGCCGGGCCCGGTTCCTGATTGATGAAGCGCGTTTTCTCATGCGCCAGGCCAATCAACGGCTGCATCTGGAAAAATCGACCGAGAGCGCCGAGCGCCTGATGGTGCTGGCCGATGGCTTGCTGGCTCAGGCCGCCACGGAATTGGGTAACCCCGCCGGCCTGTTGGCCGTGCGCAAACAAATCGCCGCCGACATGCAAGCGCTCAACGCGGTCACCGATGTGGATTACAGCGGCATCTATTATCAAATGGATGCGCTGATGGGCCGGATGGATGGCCTTGCGTTAGCGGCGGCACCGCGCCAGTTTGAAGGCGAGCCCAACGTAAAAAAATGGCAGCGCGAAGCCGACAATCTGTGGGAAGAAATTACCTTTGCCTGGCGGCGTTTTGCCGAAGAGCTCACGGCGTTTGTGCGCGTGCGCCGGTACGACAAACCGGTAGAACCGTTAATGCCTCCGGAGCATGAAGCAAACCTGCGCGCCAATATCAAAAACCAATTGCAAACCGCGCAATGGGCACTGCTGCGTAACGACAGCAGGCTCTATCAGGCCAGTATCGGCCGTGCGGTCGAGTGGATGCGCAGCTATTTTCCGGTGAGTCCAGAGCGCGATCAGTTGGCTGATGCGCTCACCCAATTGCAAGCGCTGAACGTAAGCCAGACCCTGCCCGATATTTCCGGCAGCAACCAGGCGCTGGAAACCTTCCGCGCCCAATTGCGCTTTGAGCAGGAGGCCGCGCAGTGA
- a CDS encoding uroporphyrinogen-III synthase encodes MSRRLWLTRPAAQAAESRAAFAALGFEVLDVPVLAIEPVTGEAERQAIRTRILDFDRYHWAVFVSQNAVREGVAWLSDYWPQLPLHTRYLAIGAATGRALEQAGLPVVGRPAIDSAMNSEALLALPELADLTDQAVLLFRGEGGRTHLADTLSARGARVDQLALYRRVLPDQAASSVAGALAAGDAVLTVHSGESLDNLCQTLANQQALEACLTWPLVVPGERVAALAETRGFRHITVAVNASDNAMAEALQSLGR; translated from the coding sequence ATGAGCCGCCGGCTGTGGTTGACCCGACCTGCCGCCCAGGCGGCCGAATCCCGCGCCGCCTTTGCCGCGCTCGGGTTTGAGGTGTTGGATGTACCCGTGCTGGCCATCGAACCGGTTACCGGCGAAGCTGAACGCCAGGCGATTCGCACCCGCATCCTCGATTTCGATCGCTACCACTGGGCCGTGTTTGTGAGCCAGAACGCCGTGCGCGAAGGTGTGGCATGGCTCAGTGACTACTGGCCGCAACTGCCGCTGCATACCCGCTATCTGGCCATTGGTGCGGCCACGGGCCGGGCGCTGGAGCAGGCCGGCCTGCCGGTGGTGGGCCGGCCTGCCATCGACTCCGCCATGAACAGTGAAGCCTTGCTGGCATTGCCCGAACTGGCCGATCTGACCGATCAGGCGGTGCTATTGTTCCGGGGTGAGGGCGGCCGCACGCACCTGGCCGACACGCTCAGCGCGCGCGGTGCCCGGGTGGATCAGCTGGCCTTGTACCGACGGGTGCTGCCGGACCAGGCTGCCAGTTCGGTGGCAGGCGCATTGGCGGCGGGCGATGCCGTGCTGACGGTGCACAGCGGTGAGTCGTTGGACAACCTGTGCCAGACACTGGCGAACCAGCAGGCGCTCGAGGCCTGCCTGACCTGGCCATTGGTGGTGCCCGGTGAGCGGGTGGCGGCGCTGGCCGAGACCCGGGGATTCAGGCATATTACGGTAGCGGTGAACGCATCCGATAACGCCATGGCCGAGGCGCTGCAGTCTCTCGGGCGATAA